In Persicimonas caeni, a single window of DNA contains:
- a CDS encoding transposase — MSPYPKELKERLVRRMLDEKISPESLAELSGVGKTTLWRWRKAALDGALRAEAKPESAPERRSSAEKLRLVMAAEALEGKEFGAFLREEGVHTSDLRRWRAQMYEGLDGRTRAKKEATQKLRQAQRDKRELESELRRKEAALAETAALLVLSKKARRLWGDEDAPMIGKSDKSSST, encoded by the coding sequence ATGAGTCCATATCCTAAAGAGCTAAAAGAGCGTCTTGTTCGACGGATGCTCGACGAAAAGATCAGCCCGGAGAGCCTGGCCGAGCTGAGCGGCGTGGGCAAGACGACGCTTTGGCGGTGGAGAAAGGCGGCGCTCGATGGTGCCTTGCGTGCTGAGGCAAAGCCAGAGTCGGCACCCGAGAGACGCTCTTCGGCCGAAAAGCTGCGTCTTGTGATGGCCGCCGAGGCGCTCGAGGGCAAGGAGTTTGGCGCTTTCCTGCGCGAGGAAGGAGTGCATACAAGCGACCTTCGACGCTGGAGAGCGCAGATGTACGAGGGGCTTGATGGACGCACCAGGGCCAAGAAGGAGGCCACCCAGAAGCTGCGCCAGGCCCAACGGGACAAGCGCGAACTCGAAAGCGAGCTTCGCCGAAAGGAGGCCGCGCTGGCCGAGACGGCCGCCTTGTTGGTGCTCTCAAAAAAGGCGCGCCGGTTGTGGGGGGACGAGGACGCTCCCATGATCGGCAAGAGCGACAAGTCATCCTCGACATGA
- a CDS encoding IS3 family transposase gives MIAEAVSHGARQAQACRTLGISERTIQRWRKDPQAEDARQGPHSRCAHALTDEERAQVVAIATGREFCDVSPRQIVCSLADRGEYVASESTFYRVLREEKMMTHRQPSRPPKPRPKPELVAASPGQVWVWDITYLPTQVRGRFVYLYWIMDLFSRKIVGFSVEDQESMELSSRLIEKTILAEQVEASGLCIHADNGAAMKGSTLLATLERLEVAASFSRPGVSNDNPHCESSFRTLKYRPGYPKKPLDGVHEWSEWVEAFVRWYNTEHYHSGIGWVTPEQRHAGEDVELLQRRQKLYEQARQKNPARWSRRPRGWTRPEEVRLAPLNLQET, from the coding sequence ATGATCGCAGAGGCGGTCTCCCACGGCGCGCGTCAGGCCCAGGCCTGTCGGACCCTGGGCATCAGCGAGCGCACCATACAGCGGTGGCGAAAAGACCCGCAGGCCGAGGACGCTCGCCAGGGACCCCACAGTCGGTGTGCGCACGCGCTCACCGACGAGGAGCGAGCACAGGTGGTCGCCATCGCCACAGGTCGTGAATTCTGTGATGTGAGCCCCCGGCAGATCGTATGCAGCCTGGCCGACCGGGGCGAGTATGTCGCCAGCGAGTCGACATTTTACCGCGTGTTGCGCGAAGAGAAGATGATGACCCACCGCCAGCCAAGCCGGCCGCCGAAGCCCAGGCCGAAGCCCGAATTAGTGGCCGCCAGCCCCGGCCAGGTCTGGGTGTGGGATATCACATACTTGCCCACCCAGGTACGCGGCCGGTTTGTCTACCTTTACTGGATCATGGACTTGTTCAGCCGCAAGATCGTCGGCTTTAGCGTCGAAGACCAAGAATCGATGGAGCTGTCGAGCCGCCTCATTGAAAAGACGATCCTCGCCGAACAGGTCGAGGCGAGCGGACTTTGCATCCACGCCGACAACGGGGCTGCGATGAAGGGCTCGACGCTTCTGGCGACGCTGGAGCGCCTGGAGGTGGCCGCTTCGTTTAGCCGCCCGGGCGTCTCCAACGACAACCCTCACTGCGAATCGAGCTTTCGCACGCTCAAATACCGGCCTGGCTACCCCAAAAAGCCGCTCGACGGCGTGCATGAATGGTCTGAGTGGGTCGAGGCGTTTGTCCGCTGGTACAACACCGAGCACTATCACAGCGGGATCGGCTGGGTGACCCCCGAGCAGCGCCACGCGGGCGAAGACGTCGAGCTGCTACAAAGACGCCAAAAGCTCTATGAACAGGCGCGCCAAAAGAATCCCGCACGCTGGAGTCGAAGGCCGCGAGGATGGACGCGCCCCGAAGAGGTGCGGCTTGCGCCGCTCAATTTACAAGAGACGTAG
- a CDS encoding tetratricopeptide repeat protein — protein MRRISTALVVIGLLSAGPLWPASSAWAQQPEASGDAEAQASDKERFRQLAAAGSKAFAAKDYETAEKAFRQAYAIKPVPNLLYNIGRALEKQGDFEAATDFYEKFVNEPDVELKARRDALQRLKTLREVLALREEGEEVDQEEVEQKQGDHELAEAGEGEQTQPDAVEEPPVVVEDDYTLAYTFTGLGAATLVGSGVFAILAAGEKSNADDAATLAERRDAADTGQTYTTVADSMLAAGAVLTGVGIYFFASPPQESVSQESVSQPSVSQQARIAPSVGPDGASVTFTLDF, from the coding sequence ATGAGACGGATTTCCACTGCCCTAGTTGTGATTGGCCTGCTGAGTGCGGGTCCGCTGTGGCCGGCGTCGTCGGCCTGGGCGCAGCAGCCGGAGGCGTCGGGCGACGCCGAGGCGCAGGCCTCCGACAAAGAACGCTTTCGCCAGCTCGCCGCGGCGGGGTCGAAGGCGTTCGCGGCCAAGGACTACGAGACCGCCGAGAAGGCGTTTCGCCAGGCCTACGCGATCAAGCCGGTTCCCAACCTGCTCTACAATATCGGCCGCGCCCTCGAGAAGCAGGGCGACTTCGAGGCGGCGACCGACTTCTACGAGAAGTTCGTCAATGAGCCCGACGTCGAGCTCAAGGCGCGGCGTGACGCGCTGCAGCGCCTCAAGACGCTGCGCGAGGTGCTCGCGCTTCGCGAGGAGGGTGAGGAGGTCGACCAGGAGGAGGTCGAGCAGAAGCAGGGCGACCACGAGCTCGCCGAGGCGGGCGAGGGTGAGCAGACGCAGCCCGACGCGGTCGAGGAGCCGCCGGTCGTCGTCGAGGATGACTACACGCTCGCCTACACCTTCACCGGCCTGGGCGCCGCCACGTTGGTGGGCAGCGGGGTGTTCGCCATCCTCGCCGCCGGCGAAAAGAGCAACGCCGACGACGCGGCCACCTTGGCCGAGCGGCGCGACGCCGCCGACACCGGCCAGACCTACACCACCGTCGCCGACAGCATGCTCGCCGCCGGCGCCGTGCTCACGGGCGTGGGGATCTATTTCTTTGCGTCGCCGCCGCAGGAATCCGTGTCGCAGGAATCTGTGTCGCAGCCATCGGTGTCGCAGCAGGCACGCATCGCCCCGTCCGTCGGCCCCGACGGCGCGTCGGTGACCTTTACGCTCGATTTTTGA
- a CDS encoding serine/threonine protein kinase: MSDKTSASAGGSSTAGRQSKARKPYDPEKLIGKTIGGRYLVEKCIGKGGMGVVYLASQKALDRKVVIKVLPSSFVDDEEALGRFEREAVGMSRLQHPHVVAIYDFGHEDDHAYICMEYVDGETLSRRIKRDGPLDVETFAPIAGQILKGIGEAHSLGLVHRDIKPSNIMLTERHGQENYAKILDFGLAKLVKGSQNVTKEQALVGSTAFMAPEQIMGNDIDQRVDVYALGVLFYYMLSAEKPFQSDDDITVLYQHVHNPPPPLADKLPEGHRVPAEVIGLIERMLAKEPEDRPTNAAMIHDELADIMATTSLQIPWNTGEFGSLSGSSPIEDPSDRLGRGRFQTPMGQASPGTSPSGLHQPGSGTQFDTRPSQATFITNEQMLELQKQSTRRTLIIGMVAMLVVAGGLAAFLLLRDTGPSVEDVQGELAKAERLVDEGKFGQAASVLELLQSDLEHHPSLKSRYAASQDKLAVARLMSEAKLFEEQDKLEEAASTYGKVLSRNPEHDEARAALAKVQSQQRELREEKERSEQEEVREQEEVKEQKSEEAAAEAVEEEPVAESKPAAKPRPSSKPSKTSKPSKPVEKPASKPKKASDDNLLLPIGEQEAEEPSNDDVQLLPMD, encoded by the coding sequence ATGTCCGACAAGACTTCTGCTTCTGCAGGGGGAAGCTCCACCGCCGGCCGCCAGTCGAAGGCGCGCAAGCCCTACGATCCCGAAAAGCTCATCGGCAAGACGATTGGCGGGCGCTACCTCGTCGAGAAGTGCATCGGCAAGGGCGGCATGGGCGTGGTCTACTTGGCCAGCCAGAAGGCGCTCGACCGCAAGGTCGTCATCAAGGTGCTGCCGAGCTCGTTCGTCGACGATGAAGAGGCGCTGGGCCGCTTCGAGCGCGAAGCGGTGGGCATGAGCCGGCTGCAGCACCCGCACGTGGTCGCCATCTACGACTTCGGCCACGAGGACGACCACGCCTATATCTGCATGGAGTACGTCGACGGCGAGACGCTCAGCCGGCGCATCAAGCGCGACGGCCCGCTCGACGTCGAGACCTTCGCGCCCATCGCCGGCCAGATCTTGAAAGGCATCGGCGAGGCCCACTCCCTGGGGCTCGTCCACCGCGACATCAAGCCGTCGAATATCATGCTGACCGAGCGCCACGGTCAGGAAAACTACGCCAAGATCTTGGACTTCGGGCTGGCCAAGCTCGTCAAAGGCTCGCAGAACGTGACCAAGGAGCAGGCGTTGGTGGGCTCGACGGCGTTCATGGCGCCCGAGCAGATCATGGGCAACGACATCGACCAACGCGTCGACGTCTACGCGCTGGGCGTGCTCTTCTACTATATGCTCAGCGCCGAGAAGCCCTTCCAGTCCGACGACGACATCACCGTGCTCTACCAGCACGTGCACAACCCGCCGCCTCCGCTGGCCGACAAGCTCCCCGAGGGCCACCGCGTGCCCGCCGAGGTCATCGGCCTCATCGAGCGCATGCTCGCCAAGGAGCCCGAGGACCGGCCGACGAACGCGGCGATGATCCACGACGAGCTCGCCGACATCATGGCGACCACCTCGCTGCAGATCCCATGGAACACCGGCGAGTTCGGCTCGCTGAGCGGGTCGTCGCCCATCGAAGATCCCAGCGATCGCCTCGGGCGCGGCCGCTTTCAGACCCCGATGGGCCAGGCCTCGCCGGGGACGTCGCCCTCCGGGCTGCACCAGCCGGGCAGTGGAACTCAATTCGATACGCGACCGAGCCAGGCGACGTTCATCACCAACGAGCAGATGCTCGAGCTGCAAAAGCAGAGCACCCGGCGCACCCTGATCATCGGGATGGTCGCTATGCTCGTGGTCGCCGGGGGCCTGGCCGCCTTCTTGCTGCTGCGCGACACCGGCCCGAGCGTCGAGGACGTGCAGGGCGAGCTCGCCAAGGCCGAGCGCCTCGTCGACGAGGGCAAATTCGGCCAGGCCGCGAGCGTGCTCGAGCTCCTGCAATCCGATCTCGAGCATCATCCCTCGCTCAAATCGCGCTACGCCGCCTCACAGGACAAGCTCGCCGTCGCCCGACTGATGAGCGAGGCGAAGCTGTTCGAGGAGCAGGACAAGCTCGAGGAGGCCGCCTCGACCTATGGGAAGGTGTTGAGCCGCAACCCGGAGCACGACGAGGCGCGGGCAGCGCTGGCGAAGGTGCAGAGCCAGCAAAGAGAGCTAAGGGAGGAAAAAGAGCGAAGCGAGCAAGAAGAAGTGAGGGAGCAAGAAGAAGTGAAGGAGCAAAAAAGTGAGGAAGCTGCGGCCGAGGCTGTGGAGGAGGAGCCCGTCGCCGAGTCCAAGCCGGCTGCCAAGCCTCGCCCGTCCAGCAAGCCCAGCAAGACAAGCAAGCCCAGCAAGCCTGTCGAAAAGCCCGCCTCGAAGCCGAAAAAGGCCTCCGACGACAATCTCCTGCTGCCTATCGGCGAGCAGGAGGCCGAGGAGCCGTCGAACGACGACGTGCAGTTGTTGCCGATGGATTGA
- a CDS encoding CDP-alcohol phosphatidyltransferase family protein: MSFRKQYRQALAFKDMDVEEPIDVRFHRPLAALVTVAALSTPVTPNQITISSLVAGWTGSFFLYQAFFGELWRQMGLDRPLLFVLAGFFLFASVILDCADGQLARARGGGSRVGRILDGFVDALVLLPAYVILGFGILQEFGQLWIWIAAVAGFSTWARTIVYDKMKRLYLARTNPSGGEASGIETPEEVRADYERAKRDGSLLERFLLLVYLGYLTVQDRLASGETHDDTRGRTLEEIAAFRQQHRGTMRLCSWMGLGTHMLLIYTSIAAAAIHLEVLIWGQAVLASVFNVLLAIVLVRGRKMQ; this comes from the coding sequence ATGAGCTTTCGTAAGCAGTATCGCCAGGCGCTGGCGTTCAAGGACATGGACGTCGAGGAGCCGATCGACGTGCGGTTTCACCGCCCGTTGGCCGCCCTGGTGACCGTGGCGGCGCTCTCCACGCCCGTCACGCCCAACCAGATCACCATCTCGAGCCTGGTCGCCGGCTGGACCGGCTCGTTCTTCTTGTACCAGGCCTTCTTCGGCGAGCTCTGGCGGCAGATGGGCCTCGACCGACCCCTGCTGTTCGTGCTGGCGGGCTTTTTCCTGTTCGCCTCGGTGATCCTCGACTGCGCCGACGGCCAATTGGCCCGCGCCCGCGGCGGTGGCAGCCGCGTCGGGCGCATCCTCGACGGCTTCGTCGACGCGCTGGTGCTCTTGCCCGCCTACGTCATCTTGGGCTTCGGAATCCTCCAAGAATTCGGCCAGTTGTGGATTTGGATCGCCGCGGTCGCTGGATTTTCGACCTGGGCGCGTACCATTGTGTACGACAAGATGAAGCGGCTGTACCTGGCCCGCACCAACCCCAGCGGCGGGGAGGCAAGCGGGATCGAGACGCCTGAGGAGGTGCGCGCCGACTACGAGCGCGCCAAGCGTGACGGCAGCCTCCTCGAGCGGTTTTTGCTCTTGGTCTACCTGGGCTACTTGACCGTGCAGGACCGGCTGGCCTCGGGCGAAACGCACGACGACACCCGTGGACGCACGCTCGAAGAGATCGCTGCGTTTCGCCAGCAGCATCGCGGCACGATGCGCCTGTGCAGTTGGATGGGGCTGGGCACGCACATGTTGCTCATCTACACATCGATCGCCGCCGCGGCCATCCACCTCGAGGTGCTCATCTGGGGGCAAGCCGTTTTGGCCAGTGTCTTCAACGTCTTATTGGCTATCGTCCTCGTGCGCGGCCGCAAGATGCAGTAA
- a CDS encoding phosphocholine cytidylyltransferase family protein: protein MTQPNEIQHAILLVAGVGSRLRPLTDELPKCLLEVGDVPLLIRLLRQLHSHGIEHAVLATGYLEPKIRACVAGYSGIPDITIRHNPHYAETNNAESLRLAMPALQGHPFILCDGDILVKKSGWLGDLLAHPHDNVLAMISPEKMGDEEMKIALADGDAPVGERPVVGLSKRLDPAKSAGESLGVQTIGADFFGPLLDRLDGMSANEKANSYYEDIFAELMGDEHTFYAHEVPVDAWTEIDTVEDLEYARELFANWQK from the coding sequence ATGACCCAACCCAACGAAATCCAACACGCTATCTTGCTCGTGGCCGGCGTCGGCTCGCGCCTGCGACCGTTGACCGACGAGCTACCCAAATGCCTGCTGGAGGTCGGCGACGTGCCGCTGCTCATCCGGCTGCTTCGCCAGCTCCACAGCCACGGCATCGAGCACGCCGTGCTCGCCACCGGCTATCTCGAGCCGAAGATTCGTGCCTGCGTGGCCGGCTACTCGGGCATTCCCGACATCACCATCCGTCACAACCCGCATTACGCCGAGACCAACAACGCCGAGTCGCTGCGACTGGCGATGCCGGCGCTGCAGGGCCATCCGTTCATCCTGTGCGACGGTGATATCCTGGTCAAAAAGTCGGGCTGGCTGGGCGATCTCCTCGCCCACCCACACGACAACGTGCTCGCGATGATTTCGCCCGAGAAGATGGGCGACGAAGAGATGAAGATCGCGCTGGCCGACGGCGACGCTCCCGTGGGCGAACGCCCGGTCGTCGGGTTGAGCAAACGCCTCGACCCGGCCAAGAGCGCCGGTGAGTCGCTCGGGGTCCAGACGATCGGCGCGGACTTCTTCGGGCCGCTCTTGGATCGCCTCGATGGGATGAGCGCCAACGAGAAGGCCAACTCGTACTACGAGGACATCTTCGCCGAGCTGATGGGCGACGAGCATACGTTCTACGCCCACGAGGTGCCCGTCGACGCGTGGACCGAGATCGACACCGTCGAGGACCTCGAGTACGCCCGCGAGCTGTTCGCGAACTGGCAGAAGTAG
- a CDS encoding DUF2795 domain-containing protein, whose amino-acid sequence MPIKHREEGTYELFETTNHNRILVLDGKKWAAWVEGQAGEILVDTDEEHQKDHTVGEGKFLLLDFEQDPKFKDIPHLFLERDGSYHEVMLPNGWPTSSDKQKKVIDTNNDISKEELEKYLEGGTPRGEGEERMGTPGGGAIANVTKHLGGIDFPTKPKDLIEHAHDEGAPSEVIDKLETLPVRDYKSMADVTEEIGERTEELPIDNYDKLSVQEAASKVQGLSGHDLEIVEAHERDHKNRATIIKVIDAKKNTHVPDDYHELKAGELIEQLDNMSKTQLEELRDFEKKHMSRQSVLQAIDEHLNQ is encoded by the coding sequence ATGCCCATCAAACACCGCGAAGAAGGCACCTACGAATTGTTCGAGACCACCAACCACAACCGTATCCTCGTGCTCGACGGGAAGAAGTGGGCCGCGTGGGTCGAGGGACAAGCCGGCGAGATTTTGGTCGATACAGACGAGGAGCACCAGAAGGACCATACCGTGGGTGAGGGCAAGTTCCTGCTGCTCGACTTCGAGCAAGACCCGAAGTTCAAGGATATACCCCACCTGTTCTTGGAGCGCGACGGGTCGTACCACGAGGTCATGCTGCCCAACGGGTGGCCTACGAGCAGTGACAAGCAAAAGAAGGTCATCGACACTAACAACGACATCTCCAAGGAGGAGCTCGAGAAATACCTCGAAGGGGGCACGCCACGCGGTGAGGGAGAGGAGCGCATGGGCACGCCTGGCGGCGGCGCCATCGCCAACGTGACGAAGCACCTCGGGGGGATCGACTTTCCGACCAAGCCCAAAGATCTCATCGAGCACGCCCACGACGAGGGGGCGCCGTCGGAGGTTATAGACAAGCTCGAAACGCTCCCGGTGCGCGACTACAAGAGTATGGCCGACGTGACCGAGGAGATCGGTGAGAGGACCGAAGAGTTGCCCATCGACAACTACGACAAGCTGTCGGTCCAAGAGGCGGCCTCGAAGGTCCAAGGGCTGTCGGGCCACGACCTCGAGATCGTCGAGGCCCACGAGCGCGACCACAAAAACCGCGCCACGATCATCAAGGTCATCGACGCCAAGAAGAACACACACGTGCCCGACGACTACCACGAACTCAAAGCCGGTGAACTCATCGAGCAACTCGACAACATGTCGAAGACCCAACTCGAAGAGCTGCGTGACTTCGAGAAGAAGCATATGAGCCGCCAGAGCGTGCTGCAGGCCATCGATGAGCACTTGAATCAATGA
- a CDS encoding PKD domain-containing protein, with protein sequence MRHSRPVTILLVGLLCTCLGACDDSNGGADADLVPDAGADAADTVSDTVSDTESDTDSSAPLEANAGASRYALVGESVTLDGSASTGAVSYQWHFGDGTGWDDPRETPTAEISFDEPGRYRAVLTVYDAYGRSRSDGVVISVTEQPTFSPQASSSIITLPDNRLAIVSPDSDELAVYGWSDAGEFELVERIATCDEPRTVAQLGERLVATCPAVDKVGIYTLDGEATTLSLDWGDRPFGAVAYDGELYVTLQGTGGVARISLDSGVPVVEERIHVIEDARGIAVLPGKRLGVTRWRSSDDWGRVAIYDLDSGETTGWWLEFDDQLASDTETGGVPSYLDPIAVSPTGDFAALPSLQANIAQGEYLNDEPLDHQSMVRAVVSFVDLETGDEARERRKLFDDRGLASAAVFSPRGDYLYVAMRGSRTIERYDMLEEIDAGAIFDVGFAPQGLALSPDGQYLFVDAYMSREVVVYKTDAFDSLAEPHARLQIPSSEPLSDEVLRGKQLFNDAFDPRLAKDSYIACAHCHLDGEADRRTWDFTDRGEGIRNTISLLGREGAAHGPMHWSGNFDEVHDFENDIRLHFGGLGLLDEADWTSGSTAEPLGDPKAGLSDDLDALAAYVSSLSSYPRSPYRTPDGSLTDSAARGKTIFESAETGCTDCHSGPRLTDSAWLSEGSPKLHDVGTLTDASGNRLGGELTGIDTPTLHGIWNSAPYLHDGSAATLRNVVTTRSAGGVHGKTSHLSEAEIDDLVMYLKSL encoded by the coding sequence TTGAGACATTCTCGCCCAGTCACGATCTTGCTCGTCGGACTCCTGTGCACTTGTCTCGGCGCCTGCGACGACAGCAACGGCGGCGCGGACGCCGACCTTGTGCCCGACGCCGGCGCAGACGCGGCCGACACGGTGTCTGATACCGTGTCGGACACCGAGTCTGACACTGATTCCAGCGCCCCGCTCGAGGCTAACGCCGGCGCGTCGCGCTACGCGCTCGTCGGCGAGTCGGTCACCCTCGACGGCTCGGCGTCGACCGGCGCGGTGAGCTACCAGTGGCACTTCGGCGACGGCACCGGCTGGGACGATCCACGTGAAACGCCCACCGCCGAGATCAGCTTCGACGAGCCTGGCCGCTACCGCGCCGTGCTCACCGTCTACGACGCCTACGGACGAAGCCGCAGCGACGGTGTGGTCATCTCGGTGACCGAGCAACCGACATTTTCGCCGCAGGCGAGCAGCTCCATCATCACACTCCCCGACAATCGTCTGGCCATCGTAAGCCCCGACAGCGACGAGCTCGCCGTGTACGGCTGGTCCGACGCGGGCGAGTTCGAGTTGGTCGAGCGCATCGCCACCTGCGACGAGCCGCGAACGGTCGCCCAGCTTGGTGAGCGCCTCGTCGCGACCTGCCCGGCGGTCGACAAGGTCGGCATCTACACCCTCGACGGCGAAGCGACGACTCTGAGCCTCGACTGGGGCGACCGACCCTTCGGCGCGGTGGCCTACGATGGCGAGTTGTACGTCACGCTGCAGGGCACCGGCGGCGTCGCGCGCATCTCGCTCGACTCGGGCGTCCCCGTCGTCGAGGAGCGCATTCACGTCATCGAGGACGCTCGCGGCATCGCCGTGCTCCCCGGCAAGCGCCTGGGCGTGACCCGCTGGAGATCGTCCGACGATTGGGGCAGAGTGGCGATCTATGACCTCGATTCGGGCGAGACGACCGGCTGGTGGCTCGAATTCGACGACCAGCTCGCCTCGGACACCGAAACCGGCGGCGTGCCGAGCTACCTCGACCCCATCGCCGTGTCGCCCACCGGCGACTTCGCCGCCCTCCCCTCCCTACAGGCCAATATCGCCCAGGGCGAATACCTGAACGACGAGCCCCTCGACCACCAGTCGATGGTGCGCGCGGTCGTCTCATTCGTCGACCTCGAGACCGGCGATGAGGCCCGCGAGCGCAGAAAGCTCTTCGACGACCGCGGCCTGGCCTCGGCGGCGGTGTTCAGCCCCCGCGGCGACTACCTGTACGTCGCCATGCGAGGAAGCCGCACCATCGAGCGCTACGACATGCTCGAAGAGATCGACGCCGGCGCCATCTTCGACGTCGGCTTCGCCCCGCAGGGCCTGGCGCTGTCGCCCGACGGCCAATACCTCTTCGTCGACGCCTACATGTCGCGCGAAGTCGTCGTCTACAAAACCGACGCCTTCGACAGCCTCGCCGAGCCGCACGCGCGCCTGCAGATCCCGAGTTCGGAGCCGCTCTCCGACGAGGTCCTTCGCGGCAAGCAGCTCTTCAACGACGCCTTCGACCCCCGGCTCGCCAAGGACAGCTACATCGCCTGCGCCCACTGCCACCTCGACGGCGAAGCCGACCGGCGCACCTGGGACTTCACCGACCGCGGCGAGGGCATCCGCAACACGATCTCGCTTCTGGGTCGCGAGGGCGCCGCCCACGGCCCGATGCACTGGTCGGGCAACTTCGACGAGGTCCACGACTTCGAAAACGACATCCGCCTGCACTTCGGCGGCCTGGGACTGCTCGACGAGGCCGACTGGACCTCGGGCAGCACCGCCGAGCCTCTGGGCGACCCCAAAGCCGGCCTCAGCGACGACCTCGACGCCTTGGCCGCCTACGTCTCGTCGCTCTCCAGCTACCCACGAAGCCCTTACCGCACCCCCGACGGCTCCCTCACCGACAGCGCCGCGCGCGGCAAAACGATCTTCGAGTCGGCCGAAACCGGCTGCACCGACTGCCACAGCGGCCCTCGCCTGACCGACAGCGCGTGGCTCTCCGAGGGCTCGCCGAAGCTACACGACGTCGGCACACTGACCGACGCATCGGGAAACCGACTTGGCGGCGAGCTTACAGGCATCGACACGCCCACGCTGCACGGTATCTGGAACTCCGCCCCCTACCTGCATGACGGCTCGGCCGCCACGCTTCGCAACGTCGTGACGACCCGCAGCGCGGGGGGGGTGCACGGGAAGACCAGCCACCTGAGCGAGGCGGAGATCGACGACCTGGTGATGTATTTGAAGAGCCTGTAA